A stretch of Lathyrus oleraceus cultivar Zhongwan6 chromosome 6, CAAS_Psat_ZW6_1.0, whole genome shotgun sequence DNA encodes these proteins:
- the LOC127096848 gene encoding pre-mRNA-splicing factor 38: protein MANRTDPAAKSIRGTNPQNLVEKILRSKIYQNTYWKEQCFGLTAETLVDKAMELDHLGGTYGGNRKPTPFMCLVMKMLQIQPEKEIVIEFIKNDDYKYVRILGAFYLRLTGSDTDVYHYLEPLYNDYRKLRRKLADGQFSLTHVDEVIDELLTTDYSCDIAMPRIKKRWTLESLGSLEPRQSALEEDFEEEEENEDNEQPADELEDKTHEKDYYRGRSPTRERDRDRRRESHRHRDRDYDREYDRDYDRERGRGRDRDRDREKERDRDRERDRDRYRVREEKDYGREREGRERERRDRDRDRGRRRSYSRSRSRSRDRKEHDGGDYRKRHARSSVSPRRHGDGAEDGEPKRKKEKKEKKEKKDDGTDHPDPEIAEANRIRASLGLKPLRM from the exons ATGGCAAATCGTACGGATCCAGCAGCGAAGAGCATAAGAGGGACGAACCCTCAGAACCTAGTGGAGAAGATTCTCCGCTCAAAGATCTATCAGAACACCTATTGGAAGGAACAATGTTTCGGTTTAACGGCGGAGACCTTAGTCGACAAGGCCATGGAACTTGACCACCTCGGCGGCACCTACGGAGGCAACCGCAAACCCACTCCCTTCATGTGCCTCGTCATGAAAATGCTCCAGATTCAGCCTGAGAAAGAAATCGTCATCGAGTTCATAAAAAACGATGATTACAA GTATGTGAGGATACTTGGTGCTTTCTATTTGCGACTTACTGGATCTGATACTGATGTGTACCATTATCTGGAACCATTGTACAATGATTATAGAAAACTGAGACGAAAGTTAGCCGATGGAC AGTTTAGTTTGACACATGTTGATGAGGTCATTGATGAACTTCTCACAACAGATTATTCCTGTGATATTGCTATGCCGCGCATCAAGAAAAG GTGGACTCTTGAATCTCTTGGTTCATTAGAACCTAGACAAAGTGCACTTGAAGAGGATTTTGAGGAGGAAGAGGAGAATGAGGATAATGAACAACCTGCCGATGAGCTTGAAGATAAAACCCATGAGAAG GATTATTATCGTGGGCGAAGCCCTACAAGGGAAAGAGATAGGGATAGAAGACGTGAAAGTCATCGACACAG AGATCGCGACTATGACAGAGAATATGATAGAGATTATGACAGAGAGCGTGGACGTGGCCGAGATAGAGACAGAGATAGGGAAAAGGAAAGGGACAGAGATAGGGAGAGGGACAGAGACCGATATCGTGTGAGGGAAGAAAAGGATTATGGTCGTGAGAGAGAGGGTAGGGAGCGAGAGAGGAGAGACAGAGATCGCGACCGTGGTAGGAGGAGGAGCTACTCAAGGAGTCGAAGTAGAAGCAGGGATCGCAAGGAACATGATGGTGGAGACTACAGGAAGAGACATGCTCGTAGTAGCGTTAGTCCTAGAAGGCATGGAGATGGAGCTGAGGATGGGGAGCCAAAGAGGAAGAAGgagaagaaagaaaagaaggaaaagaaggaTGACGGGACTGACCATCCAGATCCAGAGATTGCCGAAGCAAACAGGATACGAGCATCACTGGGTTTGAAACCACTGAGGATGTGA